GCGCACCAGAATAAAAGAATTTTTAGCCGGATGATTTCTTTTACTTaagtttcatattatttataacaACCACGCAGAATTTTGACatgtttttatattcaatttttcaTCGTTATTAATATTTCATTCTTTACCATGGTTCCTTGGTAGAATCTCTGGTGCATTTCGGTTGGACGCAGTTTTCGGTAGGGATTTATCACATTTTAACGTGCGAGCCAGTTAAATCACGTTACAAAACGCAGCATTTCCAAGTGTTACTTCGTTAGAATTGATCGGATTAATGAGCACCAATTATTATAAACTTAAGCAATAAACCGTATTTTTGGATAGTTTCTACAAAAACAAGTAGTTTAAGTTCTAAAATAAATTAACACGTATCAACTGTTAAAGGGAGGGAACCACTAGTGGTACAGTCAGTTATTATGTCATGGATTAACGCTGTTTCATTACAGCAGCAACAAAGTAAGTATGAATTTTATTCTACGAACGAAAACTTTTAGTCCAAAATTGTAGagtgtttaaaatatttgatccCCATCCCTAAATTGCTGTATACAAAGTGTATTACAATGAAATTATGGAATCAATGATAGCATGTATGCATTTTTTGTTCGAATATGTTCTGAAGTAAAGCCTCAATATCATATGCAAATGGTAGGGTGATACTGGCATATACCGTAGTGCTGATCATTACAGGAAGGAAGCGATATACGTTTCTTATTAAAAGTGCTAAAACTCAATTCCATCTCCATAAAGATATACGCATCTAGCGCATgcgtattaatttatttgtttggatcagcaaaatatttaagaaaatctattgggagcatagaacacaaccaagcaaaaagtagcagactcggtttgacggAGTTTGTTCATAAGGGTAATTAAATGTGGAACACCACCTCTCATGCCCCTAACACCGGCTCTATCTCTATCTACTCTATCATAGAGATATATCGAATGAACTCTCTGTAGAGAAATTAcctcttgttttcaaaacataaacatcaagctataaatatgcatatatttcacaaaaagatatatttgaaacaatttcaTCAAAGCCACATAGTCATTATCATTAACTGTTGATTTGAAATTTCGATATGAAGgaaaaagatgtaatcaaaggaaaatatatttctacTTAGACATATGAAGCAGAAAATGTGAATGAAAATAACTCGTATTGGTTCAATATAGCTAAatataaaaccatgttacagtgtgATGCCTTATCATTTGCAAATAAATTCGTAGTTGCACCGAAATGTTTAGTAGAGAACAAGAGACAACGAGtgttttccaaatttcaagaacGATTTTAGGGGTTTCGAAAGGTTTTCAGTCTTCAGGGTattacagttacaaacttgaTACATGTCTCTATCCACAAAATACGTCAGAACCTGATGTCAGTTTGTAAGTTCTCTTTAATCACTTTCATTCGTTTGTATGactgactcagtgttgttattgtCGTTAACTGTATTAGTTAAGTGATTATTTTACCTGCGTAATAGTTCAAAATGAAATGCATGACGTGACCTTTTACAAAGAGAGATTACGCAATACGatgaaatgaattatttatacAATAACAATATAATAGAACTGTATTATTCATGGTTTGTAATTAAATACACGTTTGTAATATGTCATATATGCCAGCCAAAAGTTTTAATTTCCTCAATTTACACGCATATTTCAGTTCATGCCCAtagtattgtatatatatttacataattatacattatgttcatattttacaCAACTGAAGTATTGAACCACAAAcgatatttgattttattccgAATTTACGCATACAATTTAAGTTCAAAACCCCTTCTTGTAACAAACATTAGTGTTTTAAAGTATCTGCGATGTCATTTTATAGTGTTAACACACTAGATTGATTCCAAATTctgatcattttattttaaatcgtTGTAGACTTCCCACGATTAGGTATTGGGGGATGTTGCAATTGTTATCATGACAATTTACTCAATAATTGCATATTGTTTAGTGTATAGGTCTCACATAATGTGAAAGATTTACATAATTACCGAACTAAATGATGTATTGATATTCAGGATCttgttatcaaaattttataaaacacattttactaCACCACTTTGGTACaagtaattcattttaaacatttattatcagtATTGAGTAACGGCTGGCTTACAGAATGTCCGTGGTTCTGCCAAAGTGCTCTGCCTCTGTCTGACATTATATCCGAATAGGAAGTCTCCATATGAACTAAAATCGCGTCAGTGTAAAAACAACACCCTCAGAAAATGGCCAAGGTgtgcaatttatttgaaaatattacagAAGTACAAAAATAAGTTAACTCATCTGTTTTAATGGTATACTAGTatttttgaacaattatttttatgtaaatttacacAATCCGGTACAAGTTCAACCATTACAATGTAAAATAGTTATTtcgaaatatatcatttaataatTCTGTGAAACAAAATGAGATACCTGAACGTCCGAAGGCCAAACAATTGTTTTACTTTtcctagaaaaagaaaacgtaCGTCAGAGACATTGAAGAAGTTTGTAAATATCACAGACCATAATCTGTATTGCGACTTTGAATATGGTACACGTATTTGGCCATTTTGAGCATGTCAGTAATAAAGTCAGTCTAAATAcaatatattattctatatctattttatctatccaatcgtgaacgttcatttgccACACGttaccgtacaatatattaccttattggacgcacgtgcgtacaaaaaacctaatttttttccgtatttggacgattcaaaaagtcccatgttaaactacgataaagcccgaaacgcgtgaaaatgttccgaatcaCAGTTATCAAAAACTTAAATCTCACGAAACGACTGTCGCCAAAATGACCTGATGCCGAAACCGTCAGTAACCAAAGAAAGTCTTTAAATCCAATTTTATCCAGCGTACACGTCAACGGCATATGTGCACAGCATTTCCTAAAACTTCCAAAATCAACTTTAAAGTGACACTTTTCGAAAGATATTATAAATCAGATCTATAGCGTTAAATGTCTACAACATATCtaataaatatcatttcattacagattcattttttttcatgcacAGAAAGCTTTATCAACGGCATATTCCTTTAACTTACAAGTGGTAGCTTTTATGACCCAGCTTTTATCTAAGTAAGGTTTTCGACAAGGTGATCACTCAAGATTACGTTCAACAAGTTTTGTTGGTAAGCTTTTTCACTCAAGACTGAGTTTGACAAGGCGGTAGGGTAAGTTCCCAGCTAATACAGATCAAtcactcgaaaaaaaaaatcaacgtgATTCTTTTTCAATGAAAAGTAAAGACAAATTCTTagtttttttataattacataattatagaCATGGGGCAACTATCTTGTTAAAATACACACATTCCGACAGTGACATTTATGACAACGCAGATTCACTACTGTAATTCAAACCGCAATACAGTATATATTAAACCGTTTTAACAAAGATTCTGTCATTTAAGTGTCATTTGCAAGACAAGTTGTATTAATAAGCATATACATCTAAGGATATTTTGTGGAGAGGTATacacattttttacatttaagcTGAAAATTCCTTAAATGACTAaagtacaaaagaaaaaaatttgaccttaataTTTGTTAATTCGAATTAATCACTATAACTGTGAAAatcagttttcataaaatgtacGGGCATATGAAAGTAAATGTTAAGCATTAAATATAGTTACCACACCAGCCTATATGTAAGAGTATTTAAATTactgaaaacatgcaaaacaatgAAAACCATAACGCTTTTTGATTCATGTCAAATCAATTCAATTGAAATGACGTTTTATTAATTTCGTGacaagcaaataacatttaatatcTTTAGAATAAAGTGAGCAACTCATAACAGACGGGGACTGTAcacaacaaaatgtatttgatcgCGCTAATGATGATGTTTATGCTGGTGCCAGCTGCTTACAGTTATCCAAAAGGTGCCCCGCCAGGAGCTTGTGATTTAATGTCACCAAACCACGGCGTTAATGTTCATGCTCAGACTGTTCCGTCTCCCTACACCATAACGGTTTCGCCATCTACATATGTCTGCGGGGACACCATTTCAGGTAAGCTACGTGCACTTCTCTTTTAAAATTGCCAACAGAAAACATATCCCTCGATATTTCCATTGCTTGTTGCCATGTTGCGGATTTTCATGAATgttttaaaccaatcaaatttGTGGCCGCCTCTTAACGTAGCTCTTATTGAGACTTAAGTTGCATGGACTTCCTGGTACCAACAATTGAAATTAAATTGAATATTATGCCAACGTAAGACAATCCGTTATAGTGGCAAATTTCTGCATAGCCGTATGCGAAATTATTTCTGTCCTAAATATAACGCGCATTTATTATGCGCCACACAGACGTTAAAGTTGAACCTGCCCACCGATGAAGATAATCTGGGAACTTGCCTGTGGATGGAGAACATAAGGCGACCCTGCCTGAGGATAGGGAACACCAGTCGAGTATAAATGCAATTTTAGTTTATTGTTCACTGTTTCACAGAAAACCCGTTTTTTATTAAACCATTCTCGAGTGCTAAGCCTTCTGGGAATCGCATGAATCTGCAAAACTAAGACTATTTGATCCGCTCCTTAAAGAGGCTAATGCCTTCAAACTTATTGTCAGAAAGTGGTCTCACTTCTATACGAAAGATACGGACGACGCCAGAAGGTTGCAGCTTTATATGGAATCTTGACTTGATGTACATGTTGTATAATGCGACCAATATTAAAAATTGCATAACTTAGTAGACGAGTACCATGCTAAATTTGTAGGACACGATCGTCTGCCACCTTCGACAAATTAGTGTATCACCTGAAAGAGTCACTCATGAAAAAAGGAGCAATGTGAATTGATAGAAAACGCATCCTAGTTTACTGAGTATTAGGTTGGAAGTCCATAATACAAAGTGCCCCGAGTTATGATGGCTGGTAGAAATTTCGATATGTTTGACAAAGGCGTGTATAAAGATTCAATCACTTGTCAGCCCCAAGAAACTACAGAAATTGGGTGACAGTCTGTTAATTTACTTGTCATCTGATCTATAAGACGAAGATCCATGCTATATTGCCTAAGAATTACTTCCCCTACAATTCCAGGCGGCGTCTGGCCGACTGCCGTTCAAAGCGCCGATGAAAACTTTGGCAGTCCTCACGTCTACGACGCTGCCACATGTCTGGTCTAGATTGAATAATAAATTTCTCACTTCCCTAGGAATTTACCAGAAATACTGATACACCCATTTCGATAATAACCATAGATTCAATCATCCAGGACCTCATTGCTTGCAGTATATTAAAAGTGCGAGTTCTTATGATAATAGCGTGCATTATGCGCCGTGCATagcgactatatttgatacgctttaggattctTCAGCTGGTagaagaagttattaaaatgtgacaatgaaaaaatatattgtaaataaaagaaaaataggacagttaatgaaaggcttacataaaggaattaggagctgaaaattgcaaaagatttttattatttcaaaagatagctttttaggaaaataggaaaaatgtataaagaatttATCCCTATCCTATTCAGCCGTAAATAAATTAACGACTGCTAGAGATTTCCAGCTGAGTCTTTACCTGTGTCTCTATGTCATGCTGCGTATAtttagaatatactactgcagacGAAAAAAAGATCTACAGCATGTAggacaagggaagtaacacagtctaaGGGCAAATTCTGTGACTGCCTCTTATCTGTAAGAaaagggaagtaacacagtctatgtatgaatatcattaaatttcgtgattgTTTTACTTCATTGTCAAACTATGGGCCTTTCATTagaagatatataatataatttgtcgAAATGTTTCGGTTACAAGACATTGTTTTgcatatattgtttgaaaatgtgaaaaatatatgcCGTCGTAGATTCCAACGGTATCCAATGCACCGCAATAGCAGTTATAGCTTTATAAACCTTTTTAatccaatcttcaaaatattagccgacagttctccggcgacttgatgctctgcatcaaaattttactcgtttattttatatagtttttaatGTCACCACAAACAGTTCTTTTAtcgtaatgtttttttttttcatgataggctgttttcatatttttgtagtTTTTGGTCGCATACTTAATGAATGTTTTCAAACTCGGATGCATGTGGCGATCTTTTTGGTATGTTTTTGTTTAACGTATGCACGTTAATTTGGAAATCAGTGGTAATTAGCGACTAGCACCACTCCATATTAAATCTGTTCTAGGTAGTCCAACCGCAGCGTGATTTGCATTTTGCACAGGTAAACATAAACTCCGTAAGAATAACACAAttgtttaaaatgattattaatcAACTGTCTGACAGTAAATATCCTCTTTATAATTTATTGTATACAACCGTTTGACGcagtaatttgattaatttttcagtgaattatatTACGCGTGAATTCGCCTGTTTGTTTTGTCGTTTTGCCTTAAATACTGTTTTACTGtgtctatatatttttgtgtaaatgatTTACACATACATAGGATTTCGTTTTGGGAAGCCTGTCATGGAACTCGGCTTTTCTTATAAtgtgaaatcgcttgattaatgataatattattattcaactttggACTGTTGACGGTAACAGTGTCcgtaagaactctgtgagttaccttatgacagctatgcacgttcaggtgaaaaatcctgacaagttgtttagacatattttagaaatcatgatcattttcgccagtaaaacagaatgagttgtatgtaggtacttgagaataattttgagagatatttttaatgCGACATAATCAAGAATAACTAGAACCtaccttattttttggaattcctatttatttgaactgtgataaaaactgctttaaaagtcatttcctttaaGGCTGCAAGCAACAAGacaaaaaattatacacatatgtgttgatcaagataatacaacgaaccaagcacatattatatagtcccatgcctcgtttaattcttatccgacaTTGTTTGCAGGGTTCTCCCCAGAAAAAAATTAAGGGATAGCTGGTTGCACGCGGTAGCCAAACTAGTGTGTTTGTTAGGGGCTTAAGGGGGTTGACTTTTTAGTAAGTTTAACCACATATACTTTTAagtgcagttcacaactgacacttgttcgccaatttattcatccactttccagcatttgaatcgctatttatcattgcacaagtaggtcacactatcaaaatgtctgttaaatacAAGTCTCGTcattttaattaatctgagtttccatattttcttattattttccttgacaactaccggaatttctgacaggaaacacctgcattttacacaataccgaataagcaaAAGTATCGTTGTAATTTCTGAAGACGTACATCctgctcagtcatacttggttatcaaatgaacatgttgaatgactttttgtcaaaatgtgaaagaaaaaaatgtaatctataactctgatgtaaaacaaaatggcgtcatttaaaaatctaacggaagtggcttctccgtattggccctctcttttgaaccaatcaaaatgcttgaaatccgtattggccctgtttttctcgtattggccctgtttttctcatattggctcagttacgTTTTTTATTAGCTCTGTCtatttcatatgatgtttgcaattgatctaatacactgtgtaatattgtaaagttgaataataatattggATATTTGTTTGTCTTTGCTATTAAAAAGAACCAAGGCTAAGGTATTTGGCGTTGTGGGATTCGCCTGGCTGGGAtcacttttttatttactttgtttgGTAATGATGATGCACGGCGAGTTTTATTGATGATTTGTTTTATATTCCAGTAACTCTTAATGGTACAGCATTTAAAGGATTCTTGTGTCAAGCACGTCCGAATGTCAATAACTATTCAACGGTTGGGTCTTTAAGCGACACAGACCCTTCAGTGATAGCGAGAAACAGATGTTCAGGGGTAGGTATTACATATTTTGCAGATTTAAATATCTGTTACTGTTTCAATTCTTTCggcaatatttaaaatattattaaataacatTGGCGTATTATATGCTTTCTTTGTTTACGTGATGATATACGTGTTTTGCACGAGCCTATTGAGATATAAGCGTATCTTTattataaaaacaatgaaatttaaacaaaaaccaggtttaatttagacctctgtagccATCCcgagtgaaaaattagtgttcaataacctgtccgccattacgcgactagaacAGATGGCTCATGCGCTGATTCCTTTAGTAAAGTCAGGCCTATAAGCACACTACTAAAGGAAGGATCGTTAAACTGATAGTAATCTGGAATAGCAATATCAGAAGaatgtttttaattaagtttACATACGAAAAAAAGGAAGGCCGTTCAGGTTTAATACTTTCAACAATATCGACTGAAACCTTTTCATCAAAAGACAGTTGAAGCCTTCTACTGTCTTTTGATGAAAAGGTTTCAGTCCTGAAGCAGCAatgctattttaaaattatgtattttgaaTACTGATATTGGATttttaaatcaaagtgtcacttaaatacaataaattcaaaataatacagATTAGATTGTCTTCTATATGACATGTCTTGATATATGCAAATCGGACTATGAACGAAATTTCAACAGAAAAATACAACATGAAATTTCGCCGAGCACTTTTCAAGTCCCTCTAGAATTAAACCTGGGTACAGGATACGGTAACGTAGATCCAGCAATGTTACGTACGTGAAATTATAACAGAAAGTGCCATATGGtagaaaaaagtaaatttacaacgGTTATTTAATTTTATCTTCATTCTAGATTTTTTCTATACGCGAAAAAATGCTGTAAaacttgtgatttttttaaaatacattattcTCCTCTGAATGCAGATATATCTTTAATAATGATACAAAACGTTGCCTTGAGTAATACAGTTGATCGCTATGCATTTAAAGGATGTTTTTTATGTTGCTTAAGTTAATGGACTCAAAATGACGGTCGGCATTTTCCGTTTGATTACGTATTCTTCGAATGTGAGTTCGGCATTTTCCTGAGTTCGGCATTCTCCGgagttcggcattctccggttgtaATTACAGAGCAATTTTCTGTAATGTCATTAGGATACCAAAATAGCATAAGGAGAAGACGTTATCGCAGGGAAACTGCCGAGTGTCGTTACGGTTCACTACTGAAAGATATTACCCTTTAAATATGGCAATGTATGATTTCTAGATATTTTCACCTGCTTTTAGGAAGGTACTTCCCTTACACATAGTGAGCCCGGTAATAAATCTTCCTTCACGTTCTCCTGGACGCATAGTGGTACAACAAACGGTGACGTCTATATCGTGTATGTATTATGTTGATTATATCATACttgatttctttcattttaggCCGGGAGTATTAAGTAATTTATATTCGTCTGAATTATAGTATTAAGATTAAAGAGACAAAACGTTACATGATGTAAGTCTATGATTATGATATGGGGTTTCAATTCTTCAGAAACTGAAATGAATGCACAGACACGGATGAagctttgctttttttttgtcttgaataGTACATGTAGCATCAATCGATTATATCCACTTACTGTATAGGTAGCTTTCAAACGTTGCAATATATTTAGACCACAGCTGATTTGCCTTTATTGGATAAGCTAGTCTGGGCATCTAGTCCAACTCTTAATGACTTTGATTGAGTTTCTAGCCTTTGAATCCAGTCTCATTCTAAATGACTTCGATttagtttctgatattatcaactgttaattttccaaaagaaaaagaaagttaaaaattGTCAAACATAATTGCTTTTCTATCAAAGTTAAATGTTATCAAAGTTAAACCGgctaattaaattgaaataagaaCTTTCCTACTAATAACTGAATTTTGTAACTATCATTTTACGATCTCAGTGTTCGGTAACATATAAGATTGTATATCAAACCAACGCGTTGGTAATACTTGTATGTTATGTATACAGGTTATTTGGTATCGTTTCAGATGCACGGTTGTTCAGAGCAAATTGGTATTCTGGAATAAGTTGACTTCATCCGCAATAACATATTCCGGGACAGCAACAACATGTTAAGGGTCTTGTTCCATTGCTGATAGTCATCTGCTTTTGTTGTGTGAATACATCATACCAGACAATATGAGGAAAAAAAACTGTACCTGAATATGGCATATTTCTAATGATGCTCCTAATCAAACAATTTTATTCTCTATTTTTTTCTCAAGTATTTTCAGTGGAACATCATGTACATAACAATGAGActtataatattttgtatttctacCTTTAATACATAAAAGTACATAACAAAGCTGATGCAATGGCTAGAAAAAATCCATGATAGGGAGACAATTACTTCGAAGAACGCAGTTAGTTTGTAAAACCAGAGATTAGTTTACCATATACAGTTTTAATTTATACACATTAATCAGATAATTTTAAATCCGCCCAAAAGCATGCCAGAATTTTAAAGCATTTGGAATGATTATCACTGAGTGTGTACTATACTAAAGGTACGTTGCAATTTGCAGAACAATAACGTCGCCGTAAAACAACTCGCTCATAGGTATGACGTAAATTCATAGAAACTTTGAAATACAAGTTTAAACAGATTTCATAGGTTTAATAGTTTTAGTATACTAAATGCATTATAACAGCTTTTATTAGAAGAACAATAGAGATGTTTGGATTACATACAgatgtaaaataaagatttttacatagaaataatGGTCTGTTGTAACATGCCCGTTAATTGCTACACGTAAAACAACACGGTTATGACTTTTCAGGTaggttttatatacatgtatttagtacATTTTGACGTATACTACCAAGCTATGGGGAAATTGTAATGTTCATTTTCGCAACTTATACGCTTTTTCATATAAAGAATTAAATTCTACACGTTAACTTACTCGTACTATACTGATCAGACCTAAGACCATGCGCAGTTATATTGACGCTGTCTACATACCGGtttcaccgcctcggtagccaagtggtagagcgtccgccttGAGCgggggaggtcgtgggttcaatccccggccgcgtcataccaaagacgtaaaaaatggtactagtagcttcctcgcttggcgctcagcattaagaggatagtgctaggactggtcagcccggtgtcagtataatgtgactgggtggggtatcatgccacgtgtctaaggcgtgatattccagtgaggcatcactataaagttgggcattgtgctcactgctacaagtagacaccgtcgtttatatgactgaaatattgttgaaaaagacgttaaacccgaactcacacacacacgcacgcacgcgcacacacaccGGTTTCGAACATAGAACTTTAATATTAAAGTGCATTTCATCTACAAATACCTGCAAACTTAGAAACTTTCTAGAAATATGTATACTGGAAGTAGGATGTTTCACATTCTGGAAATGGATGTATATATTTTACCCAAACTGAAGCAAATAAAATGATTGATCCAAATATTTACCAAATGCAATTAACTGTAAAAATTACAGCCATGtagaatgaaaaataacaaaattatagaCATATGTGACTTGTTAGCTCGATggccggcgtctgtctgtcgtctgtcaacatttagcttgtgtatgcgatagatgctttatttttcaactgatcttcatgaaattttgtcagaattattaccttgataaaatctaggccgagtttgaaaatgggtcatctgggataaaaaactaggtcactaggtcaaatcaaagaaaaaccttgtgtatgcgatagaggctgtacttttcaactgatcttcgtgaaattttgcaagaataattaccttgaagaaatctaggcaaatttgaaaatgggttatctgtggtcaaaaactaggtcactaggttaaatcaaagaaaaaccttgtgtatacgatagaggctgtatttttttcaattgatcttcataaatttcagtcagaatgattgacttgatgaaattttggtcaagttttaatgtgggttatctggggttaaaactaggtcaaatcaaagaaaaaccttttgtatgcaataggggctgcattttacaccggatcttcatgaaatttgatcagaatgtttgcctggATGTAATCTGGGTGAAGTTTGAATAAGGatcatctagagtcaaaaactaggtcaccctatcaaattaaagaaaaaccttatgtacgcaataggggctgcattttacaccggatagtcataaaatttagtcagaatgattgccttgataaaatatagatGAAGTTAAAATACGGGTtatctgtgatcaaaaactaggtcactaggtcaaatcaaagaaaaaccttgtgtatgcaatagagactgtatttttcaattggtcttcatgaaatttagtcagaatgatagccttgataaaattaaggttaaatttgaatatgggtcatctggggtcaaaaactaggtcgctaggacaaataaaaaaaaacgttttgtatgcgatagaggctgtatttttcaattgaggttgatgaaatttggtcagaatgattgccttgatcaaatctaggtcaagttcgaatgtaggtcatcatgactcaaatactaggtcactagatcaaattgaagaaaattgtttacacttaagagaccacatttttggtccaatcttaatgaaaattggtcagaatatttgtttccatgaaatcactaggtcaaaaatgtttacactgttatggtgtgtttcacaggtgagcgacctagtgTCATCTAGGCCCTCTTGTTAAGTTAGGCCTATATGCTTATATATACACTGTATATATACACTGTAGAATATTGCAATTTTGCCAGCATTCCACCTTTGTCCCCCCCCCCCTTCTTTCCACACCCCTCTcccgcacacacacgcacacacgcacgcacgcacgcaccaaaataaaaacaaaacaagaaaaccaTTAATTCGTGAACTAAACAGAACTATTAAAGAAGAAAATGCCAGCTACAATTAACACATTTAACATCCACCATCTTGAACCAAATCGCATGCGTATGATGAATAGTCTCTATATTGCCACAAAAAGTCAAGACTGGCCCTATCAAAAATGCATGTTATGCATTACACATACCTACACTATtgaattatgccatttattgcaggtctttcgaCCAAGGGTAAACAACAGTGTCTATTTAGCAATATGTCTAATATCGGATGTTTTAGATTGGTGTTGAACGTTAGACAACTAGGACCACTGCTAGGACGATAGATATTTCAAGGGGCTTATctcaaaaaaatatatgatatttatatgCAGCTGGAAAAACAAGCCTATAACATAATAACGGTGATAATGTTTGGcttattatgcccccactttgcgatgtgtttttatataaatgcctttgtatgtccgtccgtccttaAAAGATAATTTGTGTTACACATAaacccaaaagtatttgacctacttttataaaattttatagcaATATTATTCCACATTCGAAGTTGCGCAcctgaa
This Mercenaria mercenaria strain notata chromosome 17, MADL_Memer_1, whole genome shotgun sequence DNA region includes the following protein-coding sequences:
- the LOC123536690 gene encoding putative ferric-chelate reductase 1, yielding MYLIALMMMFMLVPAAYSYPKGAPPGACDLMSPNHGVNVHAQTVPSPYTITVSPSTYVCGDTISVTLNGTAFKGFLCQARPNVNNYSTVGSLSDTDPSVIARNRCSGEGTSLTHSEPGNKSSFTFSWTHSGTTNGDVYIVCTVVQSKLVFWNKLTSSAITYSGTATTC